From the genome of Bordetella sp. H567, one region includes:
- the odhB gene encoding 2-oxoglutarate dehydrogenase complex dihydrolipoyllysine-residue succinyltransferase — MANTDVVVPQLSESVSEASLLTWKKQPGAAVQADEILIEVETDKVVLEVPAPASGVLAEIVKPDGSTVTSGEVIARIDTAAKAAAAAPTAPAAEAPKAAQAAAAAAPAAAPAPAATSTVASPAAAKILADKGVSPDSVSGTGRGGRITKGDALEAGAKPAAAPAPAPTQLSLDGRPEQRVPMSRLRARVAERLLQSQQENAILTTFNEVNMQAVIDLRNKYKEKFEKEHGVKLGFMSFFVKAAVAALKKYPVINASVDGKDIIYHGYFDIGIAVGSPRGLVVPILRNADQLSIAEIEKTIADFGKRAGEGKLGIDEMTGGTFSISNGGVFGSMLSTPIINPPQSAILGIHATKERPVVENGQIVIRPINYLAMSYDHRIIDGREAVLGLVAMKEALEDPQRLLLEL, encoded by the coding sequence ATGGCCAATACCGATGTCGTAGTTCCCCAGCTGTCCGAGTCCGTCTCGGAGGCTTCGCTGCTGACCTGGAAGAAGCAGCCGGGCGCCGCGGTCCAGGCGGATGAAATCTTGATCGAAGTCGAGACCGACAAAGTCGTGCTCGAGGTGCCCGCGCCGGCTTCCGGCGTGCTGGCCGAAATCGTCAAGCCCGACGGCAGCACGGTAACTTCCGGCGAGGTCATCGCCCGGATCGACACCGCCGCCAAGGCCGCGGCCGCCGCGCCGACCGCGCCCGCCGCCGAGGCACCCAAGGCCGCCCAAGCCGCCGCTGCCGCGGCACCCGCCGCCGCGCCCGCGCCGGCCGCCACCAGTACCGTGGCTTCGCCCGCCGCCGCCAAGATCCTGGCCGACAAGGGCGTGTCGCCCGACAGCGTGTCCGGTACGGGCCGTGGCGGCCGCATCACCAAGGGCGATGCCCTGGAAGCCGGCGCCAAGCCTGCGGCCGCCCCCGCGCCCGCCCCGACCCAGCTGTCGCTGGATGGCCGCCCGGAACAGCGCGTGCCCATGAGCCGCCTGCGCGCGCGCGTGGCCGAACGCCTGCTGCAGTCGCAGCAGGAAAACGCGATCCTGACCACGTTCAACGAGGTCAACATGCAGGCGGTGATCGACCTGCGCAACAAGTACAAGGAAAAGTTCGAGAAAGAGCACGGCGTCAAGCTGGGCTTCATGTCGTTCTTCGTGAAGGCCGCCGTCGCCGCGCTGAAGAAGTACCCGGTGATCAACGCCTCGGTCGACGGCAAGGACATCATCTATCACGGCTACTTCGACATCGGTATCGCCGTGGGCAGCCCGCGCGGCCTGGTGGTGCCCATCCTGCGCAATGCCGACCAGCTCAGCATCGCCGAGATCGAGAAGACCATCGCCGACTTCGGCAAGCGCGCCGGCGAAGGCAAGCTGGGCATCGACGAAATGACCGGCGGCACGTTCTCCATTTCCAATGGCGGCGTCTTCGGGTCCATGCTGTCCACGCCCATCATCAACCCGCCTCAGTCCGCCATCCTGGGCATCCATGCCACCAAGGAACGCCCCGTGGTCGAAAACGGCCAGATTGTGATCCGGCCGATCAACTACCTGGCCATGTCCTACGACCACCGCATCATCGACGGCCGCGAAGCCGTGCTGGGCCTGGTGGCCATGAAGGAAGCCCTGGAAGACCCGCAGCGTCTGCTGCTGGAGCTGTAA
- a CDS encoding tryptophan--tRNA ligase translates to MTTRVLTGITTSGTPHLGNYAGAIRPAIQASQQPGVDAFFFLADYHALIKTTEDPARVARSRLEIAATWLAAGLDPERVTFYRQSDIPEIPELCWLLTCVTPKGLMNRAHAYKASVDQNTAKGVDPDDGISMGLFSYPVLMAADILLFNAHKVPVGRDQIQHLEMARDIAQRFNHIYGDDYFVLPEVVIAEEVATLPGLDGRKMSKSYNNTIPLFEGGTAALRAAVMRIVTDSRQPGEPKDAENSHLYTLYRAFASAGQSADFRKALEQGMGWGDAKQALCELLEGSVADMRERYVELMSRPERIEDILMAGADKARKLAAPFVARLRHAVGLRRLEASKPAAAAKGAKKALARGPRFVSFRDETGSFRFRLLATDGDELLCSVAYADPKDAGAVMRRLQSEPVALEALSDAKGAAYVAVVDGAQVAYGPPNAGPDAQQAAMARTRDALNMLLDAARDPAA, encoded by the coding sequence ATGACTACCCGCGTCCTTACCGGCATTACGACTTCCGGCACCCCTCATCTGGGCAACTACGCCGGCGCCATCCGTCCCGCCATCCAGGCCAGCCAACAGCCCGGCGTGGATGCGTTTTTCTTCCTGGCGGACTACCACGCGCTGATCAAGACCACCGAGGATCCGGCGCGCGTGGCGCGGTCCCGGCTGGAGATCGCCGCAACCTGGCTGGCGGCGGGGCTGGACCCGGAGCGGGTCACGTTCTATCGGCAATCGGACATCCCTGAAATCCCGGAACTGTGCTGGTTGCTGACCTGCGTGACCCCCAAGGGCCTGATGAACCGCGCCCATGCCTACAAGGCGTCGGTCGACCAGAATACCGCCAAGGGCGTGGACCCGGACGACGGCATCAGCATGGGGCTGTTTTCCTATCCTGTGCTGATGGCCGCCGACATCCTGCTGTTCAACGCCCACAAGGTGCCCGTCGGCCGTGACCAGATCCAGCACCTGGAGATGGCGCGCGATATCGCGCAGCGCTTCAACCATATCTACGGCGACGACTATTTCGTCCTGCCCGAAGTGGTGATCGCCGAGGAAGTCGCGACCCTGCCCGGGCTGGACGGACGCAAGATGTCCAAGAGCTATAACAACACCATTCCCTTGTTCGAAGGCGGCACGGCGGCCCTGCGCGCCGCCGTGATGCGCATCGTGACGGACTCGCGCCAGCCCGGCGAACCCAAGGATGCCGAGAACTCGCACCTGTATACGCTGTACCGCGCCTTCGCGTCCGCCGGCCAGTCCGCGGACTTTCGCAAGGCGCTGGAGCAAGGCATGGGCTGGGGCGACGCCAAGCAAGCCTTGTGCGAACTCCTGGAAGGCAGCGTTGCCGATATGCGCGAGCGCTACGTCGAACTGATGAGCAGGCCGGAACGCATCGAGGACATCCTCATGGCGGGCGCGGACAAGGCGCGCAAGCTGGCCGCGCCGTTCGTCGCGCGGCTGCGCCATGCGGTCGGCCTGCGCCGCCTGGAAGCGTCCAAGCCGGCGGCCGCCGCCAAGGGCGCGAAAAAAGCCCTGGCGCGCGGGCCGCGTTTCGTCAGCTTCCGCGACGAAACCGGCAGTTTCCGTTTCCGCCTGCTGGCCACGGACGGCGACGAACTGCTGTGTTCGGTGGCCTATGCCGATCCCAAGGATGCCGGCGCCGTCATGCGGCGGCTGCAGTCCGAGCCGGTGGCCCTGGAGGCCCTGTCGGATGCAAAGGGCGCCGCCTATGTCGCCGTCGTGGATGGTGCACAGGTGGCATACGGCCCCCCCAATGCCGGACCCGATGCCCAGCAGGCCGCGATGGCCCGTACGCGGGACGCGCTGAATATGCTGCTGGATGCGGCGCGGGATCCGGCCGCCTGA
- a CDS encoding NEL-type E3 ubiquitin ligase domain-containing protein, giving the protein MAAAFATVRAPRSAAEPTPRPGAAELEPADALKLLSLWLPRVPPPPPAQAAGIVVPESIARDSRQRMAFKVGVHAARELGLDDRALDAEELTALGRQTVADHILAGTTDSILLAVARVEGKVDEAAWAARDQDKIAEQVGAFVQAEFADEIDLYQALDAMAAEPPLLGRQQLANALLHAQGVEPDVLMYNIYHSIRHGVSASSPPLIRTWKAGQFYFDRDTLNARDIGKMKMRGGDLPTDAQAARIADALPASLDAEFGRRFDGHKERMSTLLAQWLSARLSLHAREHAIDLTGATVTISRATMRFFARAMGMRMGDSVKYSDSYGTVPSQGFLVSVQGLNGGLHRCFISTRTGAVHVLPAGVSVESWLRAEHERVFEDAEARAALAGGPARWSPRVAVEEMGSGAHAAMRQWSADIFRGEVEKGREAARGHTPSEEIVDDLLNLIPFRAMVVALRKGDLPTAIVQGGLDVFSLLPLVGAGVRLTGAAARSAAPWLAMSARFGSVAGRQGLNSLRHVAGRIPLLYDRIKGSVARSVVGGWGRLRPLDVRRVAQALRPTAPRLADILDGLAARARGATIPDGVWRVSEGAVARAESVDAISAMPRLTARNLQGDKLSLLPYGNRAGTYTQIDEAGQRMGALLVADSGGWLHQTLPLASLERYRVGSPELIRTLDGMRMARDGTVALDGSHYARLGADYVQVVLDPAVSTGAQPIWRVVAPQGVVPDVIAYRLAHDGTEGLWRHAAVPRLAGGGGSTRLRLRGGAGTAADVRVSPDAAQLARLRAAMIGGVRGGTPEQTHALEALLDRVAADRRGRVILNAMSAHYELLDQAPDIVLRAGASAAAARPTLDQPAPGKTWHLDLEALRYGTTEAAVQELGAVYNNMTGVLQNEDPFQALLAQGGPPLDERLESAWTGWLAQDPHEPSRTAAVAGRPSDFMSPRESVVAYLRQQLREMRCYGGLDRTALKALLRNQYGRAHVRLNFSHRGLDSIPPLPGDTKALNVSNNPIRDWSNLPAGLGFLYAEGTGMSALPPNLPVGLKELHVSNNRLAGSSMVLPAGLERLGLGRNGLTAVPDLPDGLKELVLYENSLETLPARLPRGLELLDVSNNALTGLPDDLPPRLEVLRAEHNRLASLPDLPGALEELHVSWNRLQALPSLPPTLLILEAASNALHEVPANLPRELEVLTVSRNRLRRLPDDLPSSLTLLALQHNAIEDLPAGIAGLHACTIQLDGNPLAVGAIPIIAVGGRGPRIFFTAPGSNTAAPARGVAQVVRRWWTEPSAQAQARWDAIDRVAGTRAETMEFALFLDRLRTTASYHDAGFRAQIQDWLTELSKPERGTLLDETLAVCHGATQSCEDRLVATWNDLQNLRRNDDVRLGLYDARIGDVVDTARQMFRIDVLTAIARHHERGRPVVDPVELYLAYLVRLRDPLRLTTVAPTMRFYDLSFVTGHDLVQARETVLAREREEFDKYLVLDYEPWQTLLKRKDAQAYADAEQEAQRLLETTFEQRLREETVKLGLDPADEALLADARKDLGPGVMRELRYQAFKPLTDRHLNRSDPAPVAD; this is encoded by the coding sequence ATGGCCGCAGCCTTCGCCACGGTCCGCGCGCCGCGCAGTGCGGCCGAGCCGACGCCGCGGCCGGGCGCGGCCGAACTTGAACCCGCGGACGCGCTGAAACTGCTGTCCTTGTGGCTGCCGCGCGTACCGCCACCGCCGCCGGCCCAGGCCGCCGGGATCGTCGTACCGGAATCGATCGCCCGGGACAGCCGTCAACGGATGGCCTTCAAGGTGGGGGTGCACGCCGCGCGCGAACTGGGCCTGGACGACCGTGCGCTGGACGCGGAAGAACTGACGGCCCTGGGCCGCCAGACCGTGGCCGACCATATCCTGGCAGGCACGACGGACAGCATCCTGCTTGCCGTGGCCCGCGTGGAAGGCAAGGTGGACGAGGCGGCATGGGCGGCGCGCGACCAGGACAAGATCGCCGAGCAGGTCGGCGCCTTCGTGCAGGCGGAATTCGCCGACGAAATCGATCTTTACCAGGCCCTGGATGCCATGGCGGCGGAGCCGCCCCTGCTGGGCCGCCAGCAACTCGCCAACGCCTTGCTGCACGCGCAGGGCGTCGAGCCCGACGTGTTGATGTACAACATCTACCACTCCATCCGCCATGGCGTGTCGGCATCTTCGCCGCCATTGATCCGAACCTGGAAAGCGGGCCAGTTCTACTTCGACCGGGATACGCTGAACGCGCGCGACATCGGAAAAATGAAAATGCGCGGTGGGGACCTGCCGACCGATGCACAGGCCGCCCGTATCGCGGACGCATTGCCGGCGTCGCTGGACGCGGAGTTCGGCCGGCGCTTCGACGGCCACAAGGAGCGCATGTCCACGCTGCTCGCCCAGTGGCTGTCCGCCCGCTTGTCCCTGCATGCCCGCGAGCATGCCATCGACCTGACCGGCGCGACGGTGACGATATCGCGGGCGACGATGCGATTCTTCGCGCGGGCGATGGGTATGCGCATGGGCGATTCGGTCAAGTATTCCGATTCGTACGGTACCGTCCCGTCACAGGGATTCCTGGTTTCCGTCCAGGGCCTGAACGGCGGCCTGCATCGATGCTTCATTTCGACGCGAACCGGCGCGGTGCACGTGCTGCCGGCGGGCGTATCCGTCGAATCGTGGCTACGCGCCGAGCATGAACGGGTGTTCGAAGACGCCGAGGCGCGAGCGGCATTGGCGGGCGGTCCCGCGCGCTGGTCGCCACGGGTTGCCGTGGAGGAAATGGGGTCCGGCGCGCACGCCGCCATGCGGCAATGGTCAGCCGACATATTCCGCGGCGAGGTCGAAAAAGGACGCGAAGCCGCGCGGGGGCACACGCCGTCCGAGGAAATCGTGGATGACCTGCTGAACCTGATTCCCTTTCGCGCCATGGTGGTCGCGTTACGCAAGGGCGACCTGCCCACCGCCATCGTGCAGGGCGGCCTGGACGTGTTTTCCCTGCTGCCCCTGGTGGGCGCCGGCGTGCGCTTGACAGGCGCGGCAGCCCGCTCCGCGGCGCCCTGGCTGGCCATGAGCGCGCGGTTTGGTTCGGTAGCGGGCAGGCAAGGCTTGAACAGCCTGCGGCACGTGGCCGGCCGCATTCCGCTGCTGTACGACCGCATCAAGGGCAGCGTGGCCCGGTCGGTCGTCGGAGGCTGGGGGCGCCTGCGGCCCCTGGACGTGCGGCGCGTGGCGCAGGCGCTGCGGCCGACGGCGCCCAGGCTGGCGGATATCCTGGATGGCCTGGCGGCACGCGCGCGCGGGGCCACGATCCCGGACGGCGTGTGGCGCGTGAGCGAAGGTGCCGTTGCGCGGGCGGAATCCGTCGACGCGATCAGCGCCATGCCGCGGCTTACCGCGCGCAATCTGCAAGGCGACAAGCTGTCGCTGCTGCCCTACGGCAATCGCGCCGGAACGTATACGCAGATAGATGAGGCGGGTCAGCGCATGGGCGCGCTGCTGGTGGCCGACAGCGGCGGGTGGCTGCATCAGACCCTGCCGCTGGCCAGCCTGGAACGCTACCGTGTCGGATCGCCGGAGCTCATACGAACGCTGGACGGTATGCGGATGGCGCGGGACGGCACGGTCGCGCTGGATGGCAGCCATTATGCGCGTCTGGGCGCCGACTACGTGCAGGTCGTCCTGGATCCCGCGGTTTCCACGGGCGCGCAGCCGATCTGGCGCGTGGTGGCACCCCAGGGCGTCGTGCCGGACGTTATCGCGTACCGCCTGGCCCACGATGGCACGGAGGGCTTATGGCGCCATGCCGCGGTTCCGCGCCTGGCCGGGGGAGGGGGATCGACAAGGCTGCGCCTGCGTGGCGGCGCGGGAACGGCCGCGGATGTACGGGTGAGCCCGGACGCAGCGCAGCTGGCGCGCCTTCGCGCGGCAATGATCGGGGGCGTGCGCGGTGGAACGCCTGAACAGACCCACGCGCTGGAGGCCTTGCTCGATCGTGTCGCCGCGGATCGCCGCGGCAGGGTGATCCTGAATGCGATGAGCGCCCACTACGAATTGCTGGACCAGGCGCCCGACATCGTCCTGCGTGCCGGCGCGAGCGCGGCTGCGGCCCGGCCGACGCTGGATCAACCGGCTCCCGGCAAGACATGGCACCTGGACCTGGAGGCGCTGAGGTACGGTACCACCGAGGCGGCCGTGCAGGAATTGGGCGCGGTCTACAACAACATGACGGGCGTGCTGCAGAACGAAGACCCTTTCCAGGCCTTGCTGGCCCAGGGCGGCCCGCCCCTGGATGAACGGCTGGAATCCGCCTGGACCGGGTGGCTTGCGCAGGATCCGCACGAACCCTCGCGCACGGCGGCGGTGGCGGGCAGGCCGTCCGACTTCATGTCGCCGCGCGAATCCGTGGTGGCGTATCTGCGGCAGCAGTTGCGCGAAATGCGTTGTTATGGCGGGTTGGACAGGACCGCCTTGAAGGCCTTGCTGAGAAACCAGTACGGTCGCGCGCATGTGCGGCTCAACTTTTCCCATCGCGGCCTGGACAGCATTCCGCCTTTGCCTGGCGATACGAAGGCATTGAACGTATCCAACAACCCGATTCGCGACTGGAGCAATCTCCCCGCCGGCCTGGGCTTTCTTTACGCGGAAGGGACCGGCATGTCGGCGCTGCCGCCCAACTTGCCCGTCGGGCTGAAGGAGCTGCATGTATCCAACAATCGTCTGGCCGGTTCATCCATGGTGCTGCCGGCCGGCCTGGAGCGGCTGGGGCTGGGACGCAACGGCCTGACCGCCGTCCCGGATCTTCCCGACGGCTTGAAAGAGCTTGTGCTTTACGAGAACAGCCTGGAGACCTTGCCGGCACGCCTGCCTCGCGGACTGGAGCTGCTGGATGTGTCGAACAATGCGTTGACCGGGTTGCCGGACGATCTGCCGCCGCGTCTGGAGGTCCTGCGGGCGGAGCACAACCGCCTGGCGAGCCTGCCCGACTTGCCCGGCGCGCTGGAAGAGCTGCATGTGTCCTGGAACCGGCTGCAAGCCTTGCCGTCGTTGCCGCCCACGCTGCTGATTCTGGAAGCGGCTTCCAATGCCCTGCACGAAGTGCCGGCCAATTTGCCGCGCGAACTCGAAGTGCTGACGGTCTCCCGCAACCGTCTGCGACGTCTGCCCGACGACCTGCCGTCCAGCCTGACGCTGCTGGCATTGCAGCACAACGCCATCGAGGATCTCCCTGCCGGCATCGCCGGATTGCATGCATGCACGATCCAGCTCGACGGCAATCCGCTGGCTGTCGGCGCGATTCCCATCATCGCGGTCGGCGGTCGCGGACCGCGTATCTTCTTTACCGCACCGGGCAGCAACACCGCGGCGCCCGCGCGCGGCGTGGCGCAGGTCGTGCGCCGCTGGTGGACCGAGCCGTCGGCGCAGGCGCAGGCCCGGTGGGATGCCATCGACAGGGTGGCCGGTACTCGCGCGGAAACCATGGAGTTCGCGCTGTTCCTGGACCGGCTGCGTACGACAGCGAGCTATCACGATGCCGGTTTCCGGGCGCAGATACAGGATTGGCTGACCGAGCTGTCGAAGCCGGAACGCGGCACGCTGCTCGACGAGACGCTGGCCGTATGCCATGGCGCGACGCAAAGCTGCGAAGACCGCCTCGTGGCAACCTGGAACGACCTGCAGAATCTGCGCCGCAACGACGACGTTCGGCTGGGGTTGTACGACGCTCGCATCGGGGACGTCGTGGATACCGCCAGGCAGATGTTCCGGATCGACGTATTGACCGCGATTGCGCGGCATCATGAGCGTGGCCGGCCCGTGGTCGATCCGGTCGAACTGTACCTGGCCTACCTGGTGCGGCTGCGCGATCCGCTGCGCCTGACGACGGTGGCGCCCACGATGCGGTTCTATGATCTTTCGTTCGTGACCGGCCATGACCTGGTCCAGGCGCGTGAAACCGTGCTGGCACGTGAGCGCGAGGAGTTCGACAAGTACCTGGTGCTGGACTACGAACCGTGGCAGACCTTGCTCAAACGCAAGGATGCCCAGGCCTACGCGGATGCCGAACAGGAAGCGCAGCGCCTGCTGGAGACGACTTTCGAGCAGCGCTTGCGCGAAGAAACGGTCAAGCTGGGCCTGGATCCGGCCGACGAGGCCTTGCTGGCGGATGCCCGCAAGGACCTGGGGCCGGGTGTCATGCGCGAGCTCCGCTATCAGGCGTTCAAGCCGTTGACGGACAGGCACCTGAACCGGTCCGATCCCGCGCCGGTTGCGGACTAG
- the lpdA gene encoding dihydrolipoyl dehydrogenase, with protein sequence MSKQFDVIVIGAGPGGYIAAIRAAQLGMSVACIDAWQNAQGGPAPGGTCTNVGCIPSKALLQSSEHYEQLNHHFGEHGIEVKGASVKVDTMLGRKNSVVKQNNDGILYLFKKNKVAFFHGKGEFAGQVEGGWGIKVTGPTQEDLVGKHIIVATGSAARALPGLPFDEKNVLSNDGALAIGAVPKKLGVIGAGVIGLEMGSVWRRLGAEVTILEAMPEFLAAADQQVAKEALKAFTKQGLNIQMGVKIGEVKANGKSVTVPYTDAKGEQQALTVDKLIVSIGRLPYTDGLKADTVGLKLDERGFVAVDAECKTNLPNVWAIGDVVRGPMLAHKAEEEGVAVAERIAGQHGHVNLDTVPWVIYTSPEIAWVGKNEQQLKAEGREYKAGSFPFLANGRARALGDTTGFAKVIADAKTDEVLGVHIVGPMASELISEAVTIMEFRGAAEDIARICHAHPTLSEAVKEAALAVDKRTLNF encoded by the coding sequence ATGTCCAAACAATTTGACGTCATCGTCATCGGCGCCGGCCCCGGCGGCTATATCGCGGCCATACGCGCCGCCCAGCTCGGCATGTCGGTCGCCTGCATCGACGCCTGGCAGAACGCACAGGGCGGCCCCGCCCCGGGCGGCACCTGCACCAACGTCGGCTGCATCCCCTCCAAGGCGCTGCTGCAGTCGTCCGAGCACTACGAGCAGTTGAACCACCACTTCGGCGAGCACGGCATCGAAGTCAAGGGCGCCAGCGTCAAGGTCGATACCATGCTGGGCCGCAAGAATTCGGTGGTCAAGCAGAACAATGACGGCATCCTTTACCTGTTCAAGAAGAACAAGGTCGCTTTCTTCCATGGCAAGGGCGAATTCGCCGGCCAGGTAGAGGGCGGCTGGGGTATCAAGGTGACCGGTCCCACGCAGGAAGACCTGGTGGGCAAGCACATCATCGTGGCCACGGGTTCCGCGGCGCGTGCGCTGCCGGGCCTGCCCTTCGACGAAAAGAACGTCCTGTCCAACGATGGCGCGCTGGCCATCGGCGCCGTGCCGAAGAAGCTGGGCGTTATCGGCGCCGGCGTGATCGGGCTGGAAATGGGCAGCGTGTGGCGCCGCCTGGGCGCGGAAGTCACCATCCTGGAAGCCATGCCGGAATTCCTGGCCGCCGCCGACCAGCAGGTGGCCAAGGAAGCCCTGAAGGCCTTCACCAAGCAGGGCCTGAATATCCAGATGGGTGTGAAGATCGGCGAAGTGAAGGCCAACGGCAAGTCGGTGACCGTACCGTATACCGACGCCAAGGGCGAGCAGCAGGCGCTGACGGTGGACAAGCTGATCGTGTCGATCGGGCGCCTTCCCTATACCGATGGCCTGAAGGCCGACACCGTCGGCCTGAAGCTGGACGAGCGCGGCTTTGTCGCGGTCGACGCGGAATGCAAGACCAATCTGCCCAATGTATGGGCCATCGGCGACGTGGTGCGCGGCCCGATGCTGGCGCACAAGGCGGAAGAAGAAGGCGTGGCGGTGGCCGAGCGCATCGCTGGCCAGCACGGGCACGTCAATCTCGACACGGTGCCGTGGGTCATCTATACCTCGCCGGAGATCGCCTGGGTCGGCAAGAACGAACAGCAGCTCAAGGCCGAGGGCCGCGAATACAAGGCCGGCAGTTTCCCCTTCCTGGCCAATGGACGCGCGCGGGCGCTGGGCGATACCACCGGCTTCGCCAAGGTGATCGCCGATGCCAAGACCGACGAGGTCCTGGGCGTGCACATCGTGGGTCCCATGGCGTCGGAACTGATTTCCGAAGCCGTGACCATCATGGAATTCCGCGGCGCGGCCGAAGACATCGCGCGCATCTGCCACGCGCACCCGACCCTGTCGGAAGCCGTGAAGGAAGCCGCCCTGGCGGTGGACAAGCGTACGCTGAACTTCTAA
- the zapE gene encoding cell division protein ZapE: MNVREYYEHALAERGYQSDAAQERAVDRLQKYYDDWVGFKALRSNALKKLLNRPDVPRGVYLWGGVGRGKSFLMDAFYVTVPVVRKTRVHFHEFMRSIHRELQEVKGMQDPLDEVARRVAKRYRLICFDEFHVSDVADAMILHRLLLKLFENGTSFVMTSNYEPDKLYPEALYRERILPAIELIKTRMDVLNVDAGVDYRRRTLEQVKAYHTPLGAEADAALRQAFDKLADHPPEKPVLHIEHRELNAKALAGSVVWFDFATLCGGPRSQNDYLELASRFQAVILSDVPRMAPRNASEARRFTWLVDVFYDHRVKLIMSAAVEPELLYTEGSLANEFHRTVSRILEMQSREYLESTRRDTVAL, from the coding sequence ATGAATGTCCGCGAGTATTACGAGCATGCGCTGGCCGAGCGCGGTTATCAGTCCGATGCGGCGCAGGAGCGCGCCGTGGACCGCCTGCAGAAGTACTACGACGATTGGGTCGGCTTCAAGGCCTTGCGTTCCAACGCCCTGAAGAAGCTGCTGAACCGTCCCGACGTGCCGCGCGGCGTGTACCTGTGGGGCGGCGTGGGGCGAGGCAAAAGCTTCCTGATGGATGCCTTCTATGTCACCGTGCCGGTGGTGCGCAAGACCCGCGTCCACTTCCATGAGTTCATGCGCAGCATCCATCGCGAACTGCAGGAAGTCAAAGGCATGCAGGATCCGCTGGACGAAGTCGCGCGGCGGGTCGCCAAGCGCTACCGGCTGATCTGCTTCGATGAGTTCCACGTGTCGGACGTGGCGGACGCGATGATCCTGCACCGGCTGCTGCTCAAGCTGTTCGAGAACGGCACGTCATTCGTGATGACGTCGAACTACGAGCCGGACAAGCTGTACCCCGAAGCGCTGTACCGCGAACGCATACTGCCGGCGATCGAGCTCATCAAGACGCGCATGGACGTGTTGAACGTCGATGCAGGCGTGGACTACCGCCGGCGCACGCTGGAGCAGGTCAAGGCGTACCATACGCCGCTGGGCGCGGAGGCCGACGCCGCCTTGCGGCAGGCTTTCGACAAGCTGGCGGACCATCCGCCGGAAAAACCCGTGCTGCATATCGAGCACCGCGAGCTCAACGCCAAGGCGCTGGCCGGCAGCGTGGTGTGGTTCGACTTCGCCACGCTGTGCGGCGGGCCGCGTTCGCAGAACGATTATCTGGAGCTCGCCAGCCGCTTCCAGGCGGTGATCCTGTCCGACGTGCCCAGGATGGCGCCCCGCAATGCCTCCGAGGCGCGCCGCTTCACGTGGCTGGTGGACGTGTTCTATGACCACCGCGTCAAGCTGATCATGTCCGCCGCGGTGGAGCCCGAACTGCTTTACACGGAGGGCTCGCTGGCCAATGAGTTCCACCGCACCGTATCGCGGATCCTGGAGATGCAGTCCCGGGAATACCTGGAATCAACGCGGCGCGATACGGTGGCGCTGTAA